In bacterium, a single window of DNA contains:
- a CDS encoding CPBP family intramembrane metalloprotease, protein MRTQKLLENRKEPDLFFSISIISIILILSLIFSFLFRNLTIEEKLFKGGIFTFLTEVGIIYFSFIKYPEYFKNIFSNFSLFFSGFKYYLIIIPIISIVSLIVYAIFEQLHINVEIQKMVSFYLEIKSIKIILFMFFLSCFIAPLTEEIIFRGILYKSLRNNFSFSIAVILSSLVFSLFHNDLFTFAGIFIFGCFLSIIFERHRYLWPSIGLHFFNNFFTNLFVFFIKFHQAGQNFVI, encoded by the coding sequence ATGAGGACTCAAAAATTATTGGAGAATAGGAAAGAACCAGACCTTTTTTTCTCCATTTCTATCATTTCAATTATACTAATTTTGTCACTCATATTCTCTTTTTTATTTAGAAACTTAACAATTGAGGAAAAGTTATTTAAGGGGGGTATTTTTACTTTTTTGACTGAAGTTGGAATTATTTACTTTTCTTTTATCAAATATCCAGAATATTTCAAAAACATCTTTTCTAATTTTTCTCTTTTTTTTTCTGGTTTTAAGTATTATTTGATTATAATTCCTATTATTTCAATTGTCTCTCTCATTGTATATGCTATTTTTGAACAATTACATATAAATGTAGAAATTCAAAAAATGGTCTCTTTTTATTTAGAAATTAAGTCAATTAAAATAATTTTATTTATGTTTTTTTTAAGTTGTTTTATCGCTCCTTTGACAGAAGAAATAATATTTAGAGGTATTTTATATAAGTCATTGAGAAATAATTTTTCTTTTTCAATTGCTGTAATTTTAAGTTCATTAGTTTTTTCTCTTTTTCACAATGACCTTTTTACTTTTGCCGGAATTTTTATTTTTGGTTGTTTCCTGTCAATTATTTTTGAGAGGCATAGGTATCTCTGGCCATCAATAGGTCTTCATTTTTTCAATAACTTTTTTACAAATTTATTTGTATTTTTTATTAAATTTCACCAAGCAGGACAAAATTTTGTGATATAA
- the purD gene encoding phosphoribosylamine--glycine ligase produces MKILVIGSGGREHCICWKIKQNKNVRLFALPGNGGISEIAECIKGDIEDFSDAFNIIKNKGIDFVVVGPENPLVYGIVDFLKEKNIKAFGPIKKGAILEGSKCYAKEFMGKYNIPTANFQIAESYESAIKIIEKKEVPYVIKYDGLAAGKGVRVIESFEEGEKYLKEIFIDNIFKSNEKKIIIEDCLIGKELSYLIFTDTISYIPMVPAKDYKRVFDGDKGQNTGGMGSYSPPLFFNEELDNKIKNEIVERTIYGLRKENIDYRGVLYFGLMITEKGPYVLEYNVRFGDPETQVILPRMETDIIDVMTAVCEGELKKIDIKWSNKKSVCLILSSGGYPGGYETGKEIKNLEKVEKNVLIFHSGTKKENGKFYTNGGRVLGITALNSTIEKARENVYKSASTIDFEGKHYRKDIALF; encoded by the coding sequence ATGAAAATACTTGTTATTGGTTCTGGTGGAAGAGAACATTGTATTTGCTGGAAAATCAAACAAAATAAAAATGTACGGTTGTTCGCATTGCCTGGAAATGGAGGAATATCTGAAATTGCTGAATGTATTAAAGGTGATATTGAAGATTTTAGTGATGCCTTTAACATTATAAAAAATAAAGGAATTGATTTTGTTGTAGTGGGACCTGAAAATCCTCTTGTTTATGGGATAGTAGATTTTTTAAAAGAAAAAAACATTAAGGCATTTGGTCCAATAAAAAAGGGTGCTATTCTTGAAGGTTCAAAATGTTATGCCAAAGAGTTTATGGGAAAGTATAATATTCCAACTGCAAACTTCCAGATAGCAGAAAGTTATGAGTCAGCAATAAAAATAATTGAAAAAAAGGAAGTCCCATATGTTATAAAATACGATGGGCTTGCTGCTGGGAAAGGAGTTAGAGTAATTGAGAGTTTTGAAGAAGGTGAAAAGTACTTAAAAGAAATTTTTATTGATAATATTTTTAAAAGTAATGAAAAGAAAATTATAATTGAAGATTGTTTAATTGGGAAAGAACTTTCCTATCTTATTTTTACAGACACAATTTCATATATTCCAATGGTGCCAGCAAAGGATTACAAAAGAGTTTTTGATGGAGATAAAGGACAAAATACAGGTGGAATGGGTTCTTATTCTCCACCACTTTTTTTTAATGAAGAACTTGATAATAAAATAAAAAATGAAATAGTTGAAAGGACAATATATGGATTGAGGAAAGAAAATATTGATTATAGAGGTGTTTTATATTTTGGCTTAATGATAACTGAAAAAGGTCCTTATGTTTTAGAATATAATGTTAGGTTTGGAGACCCGGAAACACAGGTGATATTACCGAGAATGGAAACAGACATTATTGATGTAATGACTGCGGTTTGCGAAGGGGAACTGAAAAAAATAGATATAAAATGGAGTAATAAAAAAAGTGTTTGTTTAATACTATCTTCTGGTGGATATCCAGGAGGATATGAAACTGGGAAAGAAATAAAAAATTTAGAAAAAGTTGAAAAAAATGTTTTAATTTTTCATTCAGGAACCAAAAAAGAAAATGGGAAGTTTTATACAAATGGTGGAAGGGTTCTTGGAATAACTGCACTTAACTCAACAATAGAAAAAGCAAGGGAAAATGTTTATAAATCAGCAAGCACCATTGATTTTGAAGGGAAACATTATAGAAAAGATATTGCACTTTTTTAA
- a CDS encoding mannitol-1-phosphate 5-dehydrogenase — protein MRKKVIIFGAGQIGRGFIGEICYSSGYFLVFVDVFKNVIDLLNKEKKYPLWILGKEKEEKFIENFKGIYFDDKESVSNEIKEANLIFTAVGVNNLKSLAPLISEGILKKFSANKSDYLNIIICENLLGSGKILYSEVLEYLPPEFKEVVFQKVGFVESVVSRMVAPITDEIKKINPLIVRVEPYNKLPVDKKAFKGEIPDIKGLYPVENLYPYEELKIFVHNLSHACLAYLGYLSGYTYIWQCMEDKKILKIFKGVLNEVKEALIKKHKFDEKEIDDYIYDLQTRFKNKLLGDTVFRVGRDPLRKLGPDDRIIGSINLCLSQNIFPANICVVASACLCYNYQNDKQAVELEEIIRNNSVEFVLKEICKLENKEIIDEILKHYEEIKNESSTSKRNREFRNY, from the coding sequence ATGAGAAAAAAGGTTATTATATTTGGGGCAGGGCAGATTGGAAGGGGTTTTATAGGAGAAATATGTTATAGTTCAGGTTATTTTCTTGTTTTTGTTGATGTTTTTAAAAATGTAATTGACCTACTTAATAAAGAAAAAAAATATCCTTTATGGATACTGGGTAAAGAAAAAGAAGAGAAATTCATAGAGAATTTTAAAGGTATATATTTTGATGATAAAGAAAGTGTATCAAATGAAATAAAAGAAGCAAACTTAATTTTTACTGCTGTTGGTGTGAACAACTTAAAATCTCTTGCACCTTTAATTTCTGAAGGGATTTTGAAAAAATTCTCTGCAAATAAATCGGATTATCTTAATATTATAATTTGTGAGAATTTACTTGGGAGTGGAAAAATTTTATACTCAGAAGTTTTAGAATATCTTCCACCTGAATTTAAAGAAGTTGTTTTTCAAAAAGTTGGTTTTGTTGAGTCAGTTGTAAGCAGAATGGTAGCACCTATTACTGATGAAATAAAGAAAATAAATCCTTTAATTGTGAGAGTTGAACCATATAACAAATTGCCTGTTGATAAAAAGGCATTTAAAGGAGAAATTCCTGATATTAAAGGACTTTATCCTGTTGAGAATTTATATCCATATGAAGAATTAAAAATTTTTGTTCATAATCTTTCACATGCGTGTCTTGCTTATTTAGGGTATTTAAGTGGATATACATATATCTGGCAATGCATGGAAGATAAAAAAATTCTAAAAATTTTTAAAGGCGTATTAAATGAGGTTAAAGAAGCACTTATAAAGAAACATAAATTTGATGAGAAAGAAATTGATGATTATATTTATGACCTTCAAACAAGATTTAAAAATAAATTATTAGGGGATACTGTTTTTCGCGTTGGAAGAGACCCTTTAAGGAAACTTGGTCCAGATGATAGAATAATTGGTAGTATAAACTTATGTCTTTCTCAAAATATCTTTCCAGCCAATATTTGTGTTGTTGCTTCTGCCTGTTTATGTTATAATTACCAAAATGATAAGCAGGCAGTTGAATTAGAAGAAATAATAAGAAATAATAGTGTGGAATTTGTTCTTAAAGAAATATGTAAACTGGAAAATAAAGAAATTATAGATGAAATTTTAAAACATTATGAGGAAATAAAAAATGAAAGCAGCACTTCTAAAAGAAATAGAGAATTTAGAAATTATTGA
- a CDS encoding zinc-dependent dehydrogenase, protein MKAALLKEIENLEIIDIEKPIPGENEIVIKVKVCAICGTDIKVYHHGHKLIVFPRITGHEVSGIVAEKGKKVSEFKESDKVAVAPAIPCGRCWYCRKGQQSMCDNLETIGYLYNGGFAEYMRVPENAVLNGCVNKLPENLSFEEAAIAEPLACVINGQILSMLEIGDTVVIIGAGPIGCFHSQLAKINGASKVILGDISSERLEMAKFTGAKLVDMSKENIKEVVKEETEGKMADRVIVAAGAKEAQETAVEIVAKRGSVNFFGGLPKEVPFINLNSNLVHYGEFFITGTHGSSPVHNKIAISLLANKRIDGTKYITHKFPLEEIKQALKTAEDKKGLKVIVIPEK, encoded by the coding sequence ATGAAAGCAGCACTTCTAAAAGAAATAGAGAATTTAGAAATTATTGATATTGAAAAACCAATACCTGGAGAAAATGAAATAGTTATAAAAGTAAAGGTTTGTGCTATATGTGGAACAGATATAAAGGTCTATCATCATGGACATAAGTTAATTGTTTTTCCAAGAATTACAGGGCATGAAGTAAGTGGTATTGTTGCTGAAAAAGGTAAAAAAGTAAGTGAGTTTAAGGAAAGTGATAAAGTTGCTGTTGCTCCTGCTATTCCGTGTGGAAGATGCTGGTATTGTAGAAAGGGACAACAATCAATGTGTGATAATTTAGAAACAATTGGTTATCTTTATAATGGTGGATTTGCTGAATATATGAGAGTTCCTGAAAATGCTGTTTTAAATGGTTGTGTAAATAAATTACCTGAAAATTTAAGTTTTGAAGAAGCAGCGATTGCTGAACCACTTGCTTGTGTAATAAATGGTCAAATTTTAAGTATGCTTGAAATAGGAGATACAGTTGTTATTATAGGTGCAGGACCTATTGGATGTTTTCACAGTCAACTTGCAAAAATAAATGGAGCAAGTAAAGTAATACTTGGTGATATTTCTTCTGAAAGATTAGAAATGGCTAAATTTACAGGAGCAAAACTTGTTGATATGAGTAAAGAAAATATAAAAGAAGTTGTAAAAGAAGAAACAGAAGGAAAAATGGCAGACAGAGTTATAGTTGCAGCAGGTGCAAAAGAAGCACAAGAGACAGCAGTTGAAATTGTTGCAAAAAGAGGGTCAGTTAATTTTTTTGGAGGGCTGCCAAAAGAAGTACCTTTTATAAATTTGAATAGTAACCTTGTTCATTATGGAGAATTTTTTATAACAGGTACTCACGGTTCTTCTCCTGTTCACAATAAAATAGCAATATCTCTTCTTGCAAACAAAAGAATAGATGGGACGAAATACATA